The Agrococcus carbonis sequence CCTCGAGCGGCTGCAGCGCGGTCGTCGCGAGCGCCCAGCTCGCGACCGTCACGGCCGTCGCCGTGAGGTCCGGCGCGGTGAGGTGGCGCCCGTCGTGCTCGGCGGCCGCGACGTAGCGGGCGCCCGCGCGGTAGGCGGCGAGCACGGCAGCGGCACCGAGCGCCCACATCGCCCACGGCGCGCCGATCACCGCGAGCACCGCGGCGAGCACGGCGGCGCCCGAGACGACGAGCGCGAGGAGCGCGCCGCAGTACGCCGCCCATGGCGCCCGGTCGGCGTCGTCGCCGCGCGCCCACGGCTCCGAGACGATCGAGAGGCTCAGCGACAGCATCCACGCGAAGGCGAGGTAGACGAGCCCGAAGGCGCCGTAGTCGTGCGGCGCGAGCGTGAGCACGGCGATCACCTGGATGGCGAGCTGCTGCACCGCCATCGCGATGTACGCGACGACGAGCCCGCGGCGCGTCATCGACGGGCCGCGCTGGTGGCCTGGCGAGTGGGCCGCTCGAGCGGGCACGGCCCCGCCCGGCCCGCCCGCGGCGCGCGCATGGGCGGGCACCGATGCGCCGCCGGCCGCGCTCTGCGCCGCCACGGTCAGGATCCTTCGGCTCGCGCCGGCACGGTGGGTGCGGCGGATGCGGGCGGTGCGGCGGGTGCGGGCCGTGCGGCGGATGTGGGCGGTGCGGCGGATGCGGGCGGTGCGGCGGATGCGGGCAGTGGCGCGACGCGGTCGACGAACGCGAGGATCTCGTCGGCCGCGCGGGTGTACGACAGCAGCGCGGGGTCGGGGAGATCCTCGCCGCGCGTGCGCGCGGCGTCGAGCACCGCATCCGCGAGCGCCTCGATGTCGCCCTCGGGCGCGGTGCGCGTGCCCGGCACGTCGCGCACGCCCTTGACGTCGAAGCCGGCCGTCGGGATGCCCATGGCGACCGCCTCGAGGGCGACGCGGGGCAGCCCCTCCCACCGGGAGGTCTGCACGAGCGCGTGCGCGCGCGCGAAGTGCGGCCGCGGGTCGACGTAGCCGGGGAAGCGCACCGGCAGGGCGCTGCCGACGCGATCGCGCAGCGGCGCCCAGCGCGCTCCCTCGCCGAGCATGTCGAGCTCGACCGGTACGCCCCGCGCGAGCAGCGCCTCGACGAGCGCCACAGCGGCCTCGGGCTGCTTCCGCGCCGTGAACTCGCCGCACCACACGAGGCGCAGGGGCTCCCCGGGCCGCCACGCCTCGCGGGGCTCCCGGGCGTAGCGGGCGACGTCGAGCCCGACGCCGCCCGGCAGGCGCACGCGCGGCACGTGCGGGGCGCGATCGGCGAACCACTCCTCGTCGGCGTCGTTGATGCAGATCACGCCGGCGCTCCGGTGCAGCAGGACGCGCTCCGCCGCGCGGAAGGGCGCGTCGCGCAGCCGCGAGCCGTTCCAGTGGAGGCCGTGGCAGAAGTAGACGACCGGGACGGGCAACGCCACGATGCGGCTGAGCGCCGACGCCGTCGCGGTGCTCGTGATGACGACGTCGAGCCGGTCGCGCAGCACCCACGCTCGCAGCGCCCTCGGCGCGCGCACGTTCGCGATCCGCGGCGCGCGCGTCATCCCGTCGATCACCCGCTGCTCGGCGAACCGCCGCGACCGGTCGCCGGCGGCGGTGCTGACGCGCACCCCGGCGCGCGTCCAGTGCTCGACGATCTCGGGGAAGAACGCGTCGAGCGTCGAGCCGACCGAGGTCAGCAGCCCGATCGACCGCGTCGCTCCCCGTGCGCCGTCGCTCGTGCGGGGGATCCCGGCGGTCATGCGTGCGCTCCCGTCGCGTGGTGCGCGAGCGCGGCGCTCAGCGCGTCGAGCACGCGATCGACCGCGGCGTCGTCGAGCGCCGAGCCGCTCGGCAGCGCGAGGCCGCGGGAGAAGAGCCGGTCGGCCGCCCCCGAGAGGAACGCGCGCCGGCCGCGGAAGGCGGGCTGCCGGTGCATCGGCTTCCAGAGCGGGCGCGCCTCGATGCCGCGCCGGTCGAGCGCCTCGGCGAGCGCCGTCGGCGTCGGGCCCGCGGCGTCGAGCAGGATCGCGGTGAGCCAGCAGTTGTCCTCGGCGTCGCCCTCGCCCTGGAAGAGCGCGATGCCCGGCGCCTCGGCCACGAACGCCCGGTAGCGCTCGCGGATCGCCCGGCGCCGCGCGATCATCGCGTCGAGCCGCGCGAGCTGTGCGCGGCCCATCGCGGCGAGCAGGTTCGAGAGGCGGTAGTTGAACCCGATCTCGGCGTGCTCGTAGTGCCTCGCGGGCTCGCGCGCCTGCGTCGCGAGGTGCCGCGCGCGGGCGATGAGCGCTGCGTCGTCCGAGAGCAGCATGCCGCCGCCCGAGGTCGTGGCGATCTTGTTGCCGTTGAAGGAGAAGACGGATGCGTCGGCGAGCGACCCGGCGCGTCGGCCCCCGTGCGAGGCGCCGAGCGACTCGGCGGCGTCGGAGAGCACCGCCAGGCCGAAGCGGCGGGCGATCGGCAGGATCGCCGAGTAGTCGGCCGCGCGGCCCAGCAGGTCGACCGGCACGATCGCGGCGACGTCGACGCCGTCGCGCTGCAGCTCGCGGAGCGCCGCCTCGAGCAGGGTGGGGTCGAGGTTGCCCGTGACTGGGTCGCAGTCGACGAAGACCGGCTCGGCGCCGGTGTAGCAGATGGCGTTCGCGGTCGCGGCGAAGGTCATCGTCGACGTCACGACGGCGGTGCCGGGCCGCGCGCCCATGCCGAGCAGCCCGAGGTGCAGCGCCGCCGTGCCCGACGCCAGGGCGACGGCGTGCGCGACGCCGACGCGGTCGGCGAGCTCGCGCTCGAAGGCGTCGACGTCGGGCCCGAGCGGGGCGATCCAGCCCGAGTCGAACGCCGCGACGATCGCCGCCAGCTCGGCGGCGCCCACGTCGGGCGCGGAGAGGTGGATGCGCTCGCTCATCGCGCGGCCCGGTTCGGCTGGCCGAGGGAGACCGGCGCGTGCTCGACGGGCGCGTGCTCGACGAGCGCCGGCTGTGTCGGCCGACGGCTGGGCGGCGGCGCGACCGCGGGAGCGGGGCCGGGCAGCTCGACCGCAGCGGCGACGAGGGGCGACCCGCGGCGCTCGGGCGCCCGCCGCGCGGGGCCCGCGTCCGCGCCCTCGCGCCACAGCGCATCCCACGCCGACTTCCGCAGCCGCCACGGCTCGAGCGGCTCGATGCGCGTGTGGGTGATCTTGTCGTGGAAGGGGCGCTCGTCGTGCTCGCCGGCGCCGATGAGGTCCTCGTGCAGCTTCTCGTGCGGGCGCAGGCCCGTGAAGACGATGTCGATCGGGCGCCCCGACATGCGGATCATCTGCTTCGCGACGTCGAGGATCCGCACCGGCTCGCCCATGTCGA is a genomic window containing:
- a CDS encoding glycosyltransferase, whose product is MTAGIPRTSDGARGATRSIGLLTSVGSTLDAFFPEIVEHWTRAGVRVSTAAGDRSRRFAEQRVIDGMTRAPRIANVRAPRALRAWVLRDRLDVVITSTATASALSRIVALPVPVVYFCHGLHWNGSRLRDAPFRAAERVLLHRSAGVICINDADEEWFADRAPHVPRVRLPGGVGLDVARYAREPREAWRPGEPLRLVWCGEFTARKQPEAAVALVEALLARGVPVELDMLGEGARWAPLRDRVGSALPVRFPGYVDPRPHFARAHALVQTSRWEGLPRVALEAVAMGIPTAGFDVKGVRDVPGTRTAPEGDIEALADAVLDAARTRGEDLPDPALLSYTRAADEILAFVDRVAPLPASAAPPASAAPPTSAARPAPAAPPASAAPTVPARAEGS
- a CDS encoding DegT/DnrJ/EryC1/StrS family aminotransferase, coding for MSERIHLSAPDVGAAELAAIVAAFDSGWIAPLGPDVDAFERELADRVGVAHAVALASGTAALHLGLLGMGARPGTAVVTSTMTFAATANAICYTGAEPVFVDCDPVTGNLDPTLLEAALRELQRDGVDVAAIVPVDLLGRAADYSAILPIARRFGLAVLSDAAESLGASHGGRRAGSLADASVFSFNGNKIATTSGGGMLLSDDAALIARARHLATQAREPARHYEHAEIGFNYRLSNLLAAMGRAQLARLDAMIARRRAIRERYRAFVAEAPGIALFQGEGDAEDNCWLTAILLDAAGPTPTALAEALDRRGIEARPLWKPMHRQPAFRGRRAFLSGAADRLFSRGLALPSGSALDDAAVDRVLDALSAALAHHATGAHA